From Phocoena phocoena chromosome 16, mPhoPho1.1, whole genome shotgun sequence, a single genomic window includes:
- the LOC136136531 gene encoding small ribosomal subunit protein eS27-like, with amino-acid sequence MPLAKDLLHPSPEEKRKHKKKCLMQSPNSYFMDVKCPGCYKITTVFIHAQTVVLCVGCSTTLCQPTGGKARLTEGCSFRWKQHEKPLESR; translated from the coding sequence ATGCCTCTCGCAAAGGATCTCCTTCATCCCTCtccagaagagaagaggaaacacaagAAGAAGTGCCTGATGCAGAGCCCCAATTCCTATTTCATGGATGTGAAATGCCCAGGATGCTATAAAATCACCACCGTCTTTATCCATGCACAAACAGTAGTTTTGTGTGTTGGCTGCTCTACCACCCTCTGCCAGCCTACAGGAGGAAAAGCAAGGCTTACAGAAGGGTGCTCTTTCAGATGGAAGCAGCACGAAAAGCCCCTGGAATCAAGATGA